The genomic DNA TCGAAGATATCAGGCGCCAAACCTCTCACAATTGAAAGAAGGGCGTTCTTTTTCGCATCAGTGATGGCAGGTTTTCTAAACAAGCAGGTTAATGGCAATGTTCCTTGGACCTCCGCTCATTGGCTGTCTTGCCGAAGACCCTCTTAAAGATATAATCGACATTCTTAAAATAGTGCTTGAGATCGAAGATCTCCTCTATCTCTCCTGACGAGAGATATTTCCTGACCGCTTTCTCTTTCAAGAGCAATTTCTTGAACTCCCTCTTCTCCCTCCAGCTCTTCATGGCGTTCTTCTGGACGAGGGTGTATGCCTCCTCCCTCGTAAGACCTTTTTCGGTAAGGGCGAGCATGACCTTCTGTGAATTGTAGAGGCCATAACTCTTCGCCATGTTCTCTTTCATTTTTTCAGGGTAGACGAGGAGTCCATCGAGGATCCGGATAAGCCGGTGGAGCATGTAATCGACGAGGATAGAACTGTCGGGTATGATAATGCGCTCAACCGATGAGTGCGAGATATCCCGTTCGTGCCAGAGCGCCACGTCCTCAAGGGCTGCCAGGGCGTTTGACCTTACAACCCTGGCGAGGCCTGAAAGGTTTTCCGAGCCGACGGGGTTTCTCTTATGGGGCATTGCAGAGGAGCCCTTCTGTCCTGCTTCAAAGGGTTCCTCTGCCTCGAGGACCTCGGTCCTCTGGAGGTGCCGTATCTCGACAGCGATCTTTTCTATGGATGCTGCGATCAGGGCAAGGGTCAAGAGATATTCGGCGTGTCTGTCTCTCTGAACCACCTGAGTGGCGACGGGCTCCGGCTTCAGGCCGAGTATCTTGCAGACTCTCTCTTCAATGGCCGGCGGAATATTCGAGAAGGTCCCGACAGCGCCTGAGAGCTTTCCGGCACTCACAACCTCCTGTGCCTTAAGGACGCGTTCGCTGTTTCTTCGCATCTCTTCATACCAGAGGGCGAACTTGAGACCGAAGGTCACCGGCTCAGCATGAACACCGTGACTGCGGCCGATGCAGGGCGTGTCTTTGTATCTGAAGGCCTGCTTCTTCAGAACAGCCATCATCTCCCTTATGTCGGCCACGATGATCTCCGAAGCTTCCTTCATGAGAAGGGACAAGGATGTATCCACGATGTCTGATGACGTCAGCCCCTTGTGGATAAACCTCGAGTCGCGACCCACATTCTCTGCCACCGACGTGAGAAAGGCGATGACATCATGTCTCACGGTCTTCTCGATCTCGTCGATCCTCTCCACATCAAAGCGGGCCTTTTTCCTGATGTTACGAACTGCCTCTTTCGGGATCTCTCCCCTTTCTGCCCATGCCTCGCAAACGGCTATCTCCACTTCAAGCCACGTTGCGTATCTGTTTTCCTGCGTCCATATCCTGCCCATCTCAGGACGTGTGTACCGAGCGATCATCGTCCCTCCTTTATCAAGAACATGCGGGAACCCTTATCTGCTATGAACACAGCCAGAATGTCTTGCCGGCTCTCTATGTACCCTGTGCAAGCCTCTCGATGAGAGGTAAGGGAAGTCCGGCCCCGTGCATCTTGCCCTGGGTCTTCTCAATATCGTATCGCACTCTCACAAAACTGACCCTATCGTCGTTGATGAGCGCATAGCAAGCCCTGGGGTCCCTGTCCCTCGGCTGGCCGACACTGCCGGCATTTATGATGTATCGTTCTGCCTTTCCGATGGCGGCATCGTTCCTGTAAGTGACCATTTCTCCAGAAGAAAGCCTTTCGATGATAAAGGGCTGATGACTGTGGCCGAGCATGCATATACGCCGATCAAAATAATGAAAATTGATCTCGGCGTCCCAGAGCGTCAGGAGATAATGCCACATCTCAGGTTCTTTCGGCGTAGAATGGACGAGGAGAATATTCTCCTTTTTCATATCCTTCTTCTCAGGCAATGCCTCGAGGGTCTTCCGCGTTCTTTCCGTCAGCGCCTCCCGTGTCCAGAGGATCGCTTTCTTTGCATACTCGTTAAAGTACTCGATGTCCGTCATGCCGATGGCGGCGCGGTCGTGGTTCCCGGCGAGAAGAATCTTGCAATGCTTCTTCAGGATCTCCACACATTCATTCGGGTCCGGTCCGTAGCCCACTGCATCGCCGAGAAAGTATATATCATCGATACTCCGTTTTCCAATGTCCTCCAAAACGGCTTCAAGGGCTTCAAGGTTTGCATGGACATCCGACACAACAGCACAGACCATCATCGCTTTCTCTTGTCCTTTATCCCGCCGGCGATCTTGTCCAGTATCCCATTGATGAAGGACGAAGCCTCTGTCGAAGAGAACTTTTTTGCTATCTCAATGGCCTCGTTTATGGTCACAGTGGAAGGGATGTCTTTCCGAAAGATAAGTTCATAGGTGGCACATCTCAGGATATTTCTGTCAACGGCGGCCATCCTCTGGAGGACCCAGTTTTCTGCGGCCTTCTGAATGGTCGCATCGATCGCTGAAAGGTTGTCGAGGGTGCCGTAAATAATATCTTCCGAAAACGCCCTGACTTCAACGTCACCGTTCCGGGCCGCCCAGAACTCGTCGAGGTCCTTCTTGTCCGGTCTTTTCCCTGTGAAGTCAAACTGAAAGAGGAACTGAAGGGCATATTCCCTTCCCCTGCGGCGCTTCATCCCAGCTTCTTCATTACCTGCGCCATCTCAATCGCCGTAATCGCCGCATCCCAGCCCTTGTTTCCGCTCTTCGTACCGGCCCTTTCGATCGCCTGCTCGATCGTATCGGACGTAATAACGCCAAAGGCAATGGGTACCCCGGTCTCCATCGAGGCTGATGCGACACCTTTCGACACCTCCGCCGCAACATAATCAAAATGGG from Thermodesulfovibrionales bacterium includes the following:
- the purB gene encoding adenylosuccinate lyase, translated to MIARYTRPEMGRIWTQENRYATWLEVEIAVCEAWAERGEIPKEAVRNIRKKARFDVERIDEIEKTVRHDVIAFLTSVAENVGRDSRFIHKGLTSSDIVDTSLSLLMKEASEIIVADIREMMAVLKKQAFRYKDTPCIGRSHGVHAEPVTFGLKFALWYEEMRRNSERVLKAQEVVSAGKLSGAVGTFSNIPPAIEERVCKILGLKPEPVATQVVQRDRHAEYLLTLALIAASIEKIAVEIRHLQRTEVLEAEEPFEAGQKGSSAMPHKRNPVGSENLSGLARVVRSNALAALEDVALWHERDISHSSVERIIIPDSSILVDYMLHRLIRILDGLLVYPEKMKENMAKSYGLYNSQKVMLALTEKGLTREEAYTLVQKNAMKSWREKREFKKLLLKEKAVRKYLSSGEIEEIFDLKHYFKNVDYIFKRVFGKTANERRSKEHCH
- a CDS encoding metallophosphoesterase family protein: MMVCAVVSDVHANLEALEAVLEDIGKRSIDDIYFLGDAVGYGPDPNECVEILKKHCKILLAGNHDRAAIGMTDIEYFNEYAKKAILWTREALTERTRKTLEALPEKKDMKKENILLVHSTPKEPEMWHYLLTLWDAEINFHYFDRRICMLGHSHQPFIIERLSSGEMVTYRNDAAIGKAERYIINAGSVGQPRDRDPRACYALINDDRVSFVRVRYDIEKTQGKMHGAGLPLPLIERLAQGT
- the nusB gene encoding transcription antitermination factor NusB; translated protein: MKRRRGREYALQFLFQFDFTGKRPDKKDLDEFWAARNGDVEVRAFSEDIIYGTLDNLSAIDATIQKAAENWVLQRMAAVDRNILRCATYELIFRKDIPSTVTINEAIEIAKKFSSTEASSFINGILDKIAGGIKDKRKR